One window from the genome of Desulfuromonadaceae bacterium encodes:
- the rfbD gene encoding dTDP-4-dehydrorhamnose reductase, with protein MAGKKVALIGAQGMLASQVRALAPVEVEIHSFDLPEFDLTDAAAVATTLALLQPQIIINCAAYTNVDGCESNASLAFLVNGEGPGHLAAAAKQLGSTLVHISTDYVFAGTKNEPYEVDDDPDPQSIYGQSKLAGEQAILNSGLEHYFMVRTSWLYGPDGNNFVETILRLAGERDDLGIVSDQVGSPTYTGDLAEALWRLLATDDYGMYHFSNHGECSWYEFAREIIAQAKSRGLPLKLKTLRPIRTEDYPLPARRPAYSLLSKDRYLQVTGASIPFWRDSLQRYFALR; from the coding sequence ATGGCAGGCAAAAAAGTTGCACTGATCGGTGCGCAGGGGATGCTGGCGAGTCAGGTGCGCGCTCTGGCCCCGGTTGAGGTTGAAATTCATTCCTTCGATTTGCCGGAGTTCGATTTGACCGATGCCGCTGCCGTGGCGACGACATTGGCGTTGTTGCAACCGCAGATTATTATCAATTGTGCGGCCTATACCAACGTCGATGGGTGTGAAAGCAACGCGTCGCTGGCGTTTTTGGTAAACGGGGAAGGGCCGGGTCACCTGGCGGCAGCCGCGAAGCAGCTCGGCTCCACCCTGGTTCATATCTCGACCGACTATGTCTTTGCGGGGACGAAAAATGAACCCTATGAGGTGGATGATGATCCTGATCCGCAATCGATCTACGGTCAGTCGAAACTGGCCGGAGAACAAGCCATTCTGAACAGTGGTCTTGAGCACTATTTCATGGTTCGCACCAGTTGGTTGTATGGTCCGGACGGAAACAACTTTGTCGAAACGATCTTGCGTCTGGCGGGGGAACGTGACGACCTCGGTATCGTCTCCGATCAGGTTGGCAGCCCGACCTATACCGGCGACCTGGCCGAGGCGTTGTGGCGATTGCTGGCAACTGATGACTACGGAATGTACCACTTTTCCAATCACGGTGAGTGTAGCTGGTATGAATTCGCTCGGGAAATAATCGCTCAAGCAAAGTCACGCGGTCTGCCGCTCAAGTTAAAGACCCTCAGGCCGATCCGCACCGAAGATTATCCGCTCCCGGCTCGGCGGCCCGCTTACTCGCTGTTATCGAAAGACCGTTATCTGCAAGTGACAGGGGCGTCAATTCCCTTTTGGCGCGACAGTTTGCAGCGTTATTTTGCACTTCGTTAA
- the rfbB gene encoding dTDP-glucose 4,6-dehydratase → MKNILVTGGAGFIGSNFVRLALSRLPDCRLINLDKLTYAGNPGNLVDIQEDPRYRFVQGDICDAALVGKLFADEQIDTVVHFAAESHVDRSIDGPAEFIQTNIVGTFTLLEAARQAWLVNAADAGDKRFLHVSTDEVYGSLGETGMFTETTAYDPRSPYSASKASSDHLVSAYFHTYGLPTVITNCSNNYGPYHFPEKLIPLIINNALNGKDLPVYGDGKNVRDWLYVVDHCTAILTVLHQGLVGETYNVGGNNEKQNIEIVQTVCDILDQKVGLLPSGEPRRSLIRFVKDRPGHDRRYAIDAGKIAAELGWKPSVTFAEGIVKTIDWYLANPDWVAAVVDGSYQEYYRQMYAGR, encoded by the coding sequence ATGAAAAATATACTGGTTACCGGCGGTGCCGGTTTTATCGGTTCGAATTTTGTACGGTTGGCACTGAGTCGGTTGCCTGACTGCCGTTTGATTAATCTTGACAAGCTGACCTATGCCGGGAACCCCGGCAATCTGGTTGATATTCAGGAGGACCCCCGCTATCGTTTTGTGCAGGGGGATATCTGTGACGCGGCGCTGGTTGGAAAGCTTTTTGCCGATGAGCAGATTGATACCGTCGTTCACTTCGCCGCGGAATCGCACGTCGATCGCAGTATCGATGGCCCGGCTGAATTTATTCAGACCAATATTGTCGGAACCTTCACGTTACTCGAAGCGGCTCGCCAGGCGTGGCTGGTTAACGCAGCGGATGCCGGCGATAAACGTTTTTTGCACGTCAGTACCGATGAGGTTTACGGCTCGCTCGGCGAAACCGGGATGTTCACTGAGACCACCGCGTATGATCCACGCTCTCCGTATTCTGCCTCCAAGGCGTCATCTGACCATCTGGTCAGCGCTTACTTTCATACCTACGGTCTGCCGACGGTCATCACCAATTGTTCAAACAACTACGGACCGTATCATTTCCCCGAAAAACTTATTCCGTTGATCATTAATAATGCCCTGAACGGTAAAGATTTGCCGGTCTACGGAGATGGCAAAAATGTGCGTGACTGGCTCTATGTGGTCGATCACTGTACGGCGATCCTTACGGTGCTGCACCAAGGGCTGGTGGGTGAGACCTATAATGTCGGTGGCAACAACGAGAAACAAAATATCGAAATTGTGCAGACCGTTTGCGATATTCTTGATCAAAAGGTCGGGCTGCTGCCTTCTGGGGAGCCGCGCCGCAGTTTGATCCGCTTTGTCAAAGATCGTCCCGGACATGATCGCCGTTATGCGATTGATGCCGGAAAAATCGCGGCGGAACTGGGGTGGAAGCCATCCGTGACGTTCGCGGAGGGGATCGTCAAAACGATCGACTGGTATCTCGCCAATCCCGACTGGGTCGCGGCGGTAGTTGATGGATCGTATCAGGAATATTATCGACAAATGTACGCCGGACGGTGA
- a CDS encoding Smr/MutS family protein, whose translation MTDKRCKYDKSSPRCSATPFKSLKGVVVSAEQTLPGAEEADGASSHHARPGINDDDDLFAREMARLGLHRSDRCDATPTVSAPKAALELRDESEGAEFLTAMRELRVDFRDQLPEDTPVAQASAYRQRQLRRGQLKPEMELDLHGLTRDAAREKVGFFLADARFQGARTVLIITGRGHGSTTAPVLRGEVERLLRTEEGVSVVEWMVAPRRYGGAGALVVFLKKR comes from the coding sequence ATGACCGACAAGCGCTGCAAATATGACAAATCATCCCCGCGGTGTTCAGCCACCCCCTTCAAGTCGCTGAAGGGGGTGGTCGTTTCCGCGGAGCAAACGTTGCCTGGGGCAGAAGAAGCTGACGGCGCTAGTTCACACCATGCCCGGCCCGGCATAAACGATGATGATGACCTCTTTGCGCGTGAGATGGCGCGACTCGGCCTGCATCGTTCTGACCGGTGCGACGCGACACCGACGGTGTCTGCACCAAAGGCAGCGCTGGAACTCCGGGACGAGAGTGAAGGCGCGGAATTTTTGACCGCGATGCGCGAATTGCGCGTCGATTTTCGTGACCAGCTGCCGGAAGATACCCCTGTTGCACAGGCGTCAGCTTACCGCCAGCGACAATTGCGGCGGGGGCAGCTGAAGCCTGAAATGGAGCTCGATCTGCACGGGCTGACGCGCGACGCGGCGCGGGAAAAGGTCGGTTTTTTTCTTGCGGATGCCCGCTTCCAGGGTGCCCGCACGGTGTTGATTATCACCGGTCGTGGCCATGGCTCAACCACAGCACCGGTGTTGCGTGGCGAGGTTGAACGATTGTTGCGGACGGAAGAGGGGGTGTCGGTGGTGGAGTGGATGGTCGCCCCGCGTCGTTACGGGGGTGCCGGAGCACTGGTGGTGTTTTTAAAGAAACGATAA
- a CDS encoding type II toxin-antitoxin system HicB family antitoxin, producing the protein MRYPIVIHKDETSDYGVTFPDLPGCFSAGDTIEEAIINAQEAAECHIEGILLDSEPVPVPTDIEKYKENSDYQDGVWALVDVDLSKLSLKSKRVNVTIPERILNSIDYYAKKHGETRSGLLTQAVTEYMASHQ; encoded by the coding sequence ATGAGATACCCAATTGTAATTCATAAAGACGAAACATCGGATTACGGAGTTACCTTTCCCGATCTTCCTGGCTGTTTCTCCGCAGGAGACACTATCGAGGAGGCAATAATCAATGCACAGGAGGCAGCAGAATGCCATATCGAGGGAATTTTGCTCGATTCCGAACCCGTTCCTGTGCCAACAGACATTGAAAAATATAAAGAAAATTCAGACTATCAGGATGGTGTGTGGGCTCTTGTTGATGTGGATTTAAGCAAACTATCACTTAAATCAAAACGAGTTAATGTCACTATCCCTGAGAGAATTCTTAATTCCATCGATTATTATGCAAAAAAACATGGAGAAACCCGCTCAGGCCTTTTGACGCAAGCAGTTACTGAATACATGGCATCACATCAATGA
- a CDS encoding type II toxin-antitoxin system HicA family toxin, whose amino-acid sequence MKSGEIIKRLKQDGWILHHIKGDHHQFKHPEKPGKVTVPHPQKDLPIGTLRNIFKQAGWEWR is encoded by the coding sequence ATGAAGAGTGGGGAAATTATAAAAAGACTGAAACAGGACGGGTGGATTCTCCATCATATCAAAGGAGATCATCACCAATTTAAGCACCCAGAAAAGCCAGGGAAGGTCACAGTTCCTCATCCCCAAAAGGACCTCCCGATCGGCACGCTTCGAAATATCTTCAAGCAAGCCGGTTGGGAATGGAGGTGA
- a CDS encoding ATP-binding protein has product MQQSLLLLRGLEDSRRYLPDHHESGSLIITSNQPSSQWDQIFPDALMTVAAIDRIIHHASNIEIEGGIYRKKQHLRK; this is encoded by the coding sequence ATGCAGCAGTCACTGCTTCTTTTGCGTGGGCTGGAGGATTCCAGGCGCTACCTCCCAGATCATCACGAAAGCGGTAGCCTGATCATCACCTCAAACCAGCCCTCCAGCCAATGGGATCAAATCTTTCCCGATGCGTTGATGACCGTGGCCGCGATCGACCGGATTATTCATCATGCCAGCAATATTGAAATCGAAGGAGGGATCTATCGGAAGAAGCAACACCTGAGAAAATAA